In Candidatus Flexicrinis affinis, the following proteins share a genomic window:
- the accC gene encoding acetyl-CoA carboxylase biotin carboxylase subunit, translating into MSETLSINKILIANRGEIAVRVIRACRDLGIPNVAVYSDADRAALHVRFADEAVHIGPPPVRESYLDIDRIIAAAKKTGADAIHPGYGLLSEREAFAQACADAGIIFIGPPPGAIRTMGDKQAAREAVKKYGVPVVPGTEPGMHDDEIIGFAEQHIGFPLIVKAAAGGGGKGMRAVYSLADLPSALATARREAESAFGDGRVYVEKLLVGARHIEFQVLADMHGNTIHLGERECSIQRRHQKLVEEAPSPFMDSELRKRMGDMAIAAAQSVGYVNAGTIECLVDKDRNYYFLEMNTRLQVEHPVTELVTGVDLVKEQIRIARGRRMGPTESELDPKGWAIECRINAEDPYNGFIPSVGKINTLITPTGPGVRVDHGVYSGYEITPYYDSMIAKLICFGETRSEAMLRMRRALNEYTIMGVKHNIPFHINLLNSFSFIGGQFDTKFVEERFSMTTYESDPSEEEIEHAAIAATLVAHRSQQLAAQVVAPAKRDASNWKWFTRYERMHR; encoded by the coding sequence ATGAGCGAAACCCTGAGCATCAACAAGATTCTGATCGCCAACCGCGGCGAAATCGCCGTCCGCGTGATCCGCGCGTGCCGCGACCTCGGCATCCCGAATGTCGCGGTGTACAGCGATGCCGACCGGGCCGCGCTGCACGTGCGCTTCGCGGACGAAGCCGTGCACATCGGTCCGCCGCCCGTGCGCGAGAGCTACCTCGACATCGACCGCATCATCGCCGCGGCCAAGAAGACCGGCGCCGACGCGATTCATCCCGGCTACGGCCTGCTCTCCGAGCGCGAGGCGTTCGCGCAGGCGTGCGCCGACGCGGGCATCATCTTCATCGGGCCGCCGCCGGGGGCGATCCGCACGATGGGCGACAAGCAGGCCGCGCGCGAGGCGGTCAAGAAATACGGCGTGCCGGTCGTACCGGGGACGGAACCGGGTATGCACGACGACGAGATCATCGGTTTTGCCGAGCAGCACATCGGCTTCCCGCTGATCGTCAAGGCGGCGGCAGGCGGCGGCGGCAAGGGCATGCGCGCCGTCTATTCGCTTGCCGATCTGCCGTCGGCGCTGGCGACCGCCCGCCGCGAGGCCGAAAGCGCCTTCGGTGACGGCCGTGTGTATGTCGAGAAGCTGCTGGTCGGCGCGCGGCACATCGAGTTTCAGGTCCTCGCCGACATGCACGGCAACACCATCCATCTCGGCGAGCGCGAGTGCAGCATTCAGCGCCGGCACCAGAAGCTGGTCGAGGAAGCGCCGTCGCCGTTCATGGACAGCGAGCTGCGCAAGCGCATGGGCGACATGGCGATCGCCGCAGCGCAGTCGGTCGGGTACGTCAACGCCGGCACGATCGAGTGCCTTGTCGACAAGGATCGCAACTACTATTTCCTCGAGATGAACACGCGCTTGCAGGTCGAGCACCCGGTTACCGAACTGGTCACCGGGGTCGATCTGGTCAAGGAGCAGATTCGCATCGCGCGTGGGCGGCGCATGGGCCCGACCGAAAGCGAGCTCGATCCGAAGGGCTGGGCGATCGAGTGCCGCATCAACGCCGAAGACCCGTACAACGGGTTCATCCCGTCGGTCGGCAAGATCAACACGTTGATCACCCCGACCGGCCCCGGCGTGCGCGTCGATCACGGCGTGTACAGCGGCTACGAGATCACGCCCTACTACGACAGCATGATCGCCAAGCTGATCTGCTTCGGCGAGACGCGCAGCGAGGCCATGCTGCGCATGCGCCGTGCGCTCAACGAGTACACGATCATGGGCGTCAAGCACAACATCCCGTTCCACATTAACCTGCTCAACTCGTTCAGCTTCATCGGCGGCCAGTTCGACACCAAGTTCGTCGAGGAACGCTTCTCGATGACGACCTACGAGTCCGACCCGAGCGAGGAGGAGATCGAGCACGCCGCCATCGCCGCGACGCTCGTCGCGCACCGCTCCCAACAGTTGGCCGCGCAGGTGGTCGCCCCCGCCAAGCGCGACGCCAGCAACTGGAAATGGTTCACCCGCTACGAGAGAATGCACAGATAG
- a CDS encoding long-chain fatty acid--CoA ligase, whose product MLGLMQDYPLTIDRILEHARRVHSRQRVMTLLPDGSLHTTTYGEMYPRIKRLAKALVKLGVEPGDRVATFAWNTYQHFELYYAIPGAGAVCHTLNLRLFPDQLAYIVNHADDKIVFIDGTLIPLYERFADQTPNVQHYVLMNAPKGTETKLPNVLYYEDLIAGSDDDFEWRSTDEQMAAGMCYTSGTTGDPKGALYSHRSTVLHAMAANQAAVLGISERDVILPVVPMFHVMAWGIPYAAPMAGAALAMPGPHLKPEPLANLIESQRVTIAAGVPTIWNALYQEVKAHPRDLRCVRSLIVGGSAMPRSLTAAYESELGVNVLHAWGMTEMSPIGTANVLRAAQESLDQDAKWDIKASQGIPVFGVEMRIVDEEGRELPWDGKSMGELQVRGPWIIKQYFKRDVAPESFTEDGWFRTGDVVTLDPDGLMTIKDRTKDLVKSGGEWISTVELESTIMGHPDVLEAAVIAVPDARWAERPLAAVVARPGSDLTEQAIMEYLSTRVAKFWLPDTVLFVTEIPKTSVGKFDKKTLRRRYAEGELS is encoded by the coding sequence ATGTTGGGCTTGATGCAAGACTACCCGCTTACGATTGACCGCATCTTGGAGCACGCCCGGCGCGTTCACAGCCGGCAGCGCGTGATGACCTTGCTCCCGGACGGATCACTACACACCACCACCTATGGCGAGATGTATCCGCGCATCAAGCGGCTGGCGAAGGCATTGGTCAAGCTCGGCGTCGAGCCGGGCGACCGCGTGGCGACCTTCGCGTGGAACACCTATCAGCATTTCGAGCTGTACTACGCGATTCCCGGCGCGGGCGCGGTCTGCCATACTCTTAACCTGCGCTTGTTTCCCGATCAACTCGCGTACATCGTCAACCACGCCGACGACAAGATCGTGTTCATCGACGGCACCCTGATCCCGCTGTACGAGCGTTTCGCCGACCAAACGCCCAACGTCCAGCACTACGTGTTAATGAACGCACCGAAGGGCACCGAGACCAAGCTCCCGAACGTGCTGTACTACGAAGACTTGATCGCCGGCAGCGACGACGATTTCGAGTGGCGCTCGACCGACGAGCAGATGGCCGCCGGCATGTGCTACACCAGCGGCACCACCGGTGACCCGAAAGGCGCGCTCTATTCGCACCGGTCGACGGTGCTGCACGCGATGGCCGCCAATCAGGCGGCGGTGCTGGGCATCAGCGAACGCGACGTCATCCTGCCGGTCGTGCCGATGTTCCACGTCATGGCGTGGGGCATTCCCTACGCCGCGCCGATGGCTGGAGCCGCGCTGGCCATGCCCGGGCCGCATCTCAAGCCGGAGCCGCTGGCGAATTTGATCGAATCGCAGCGGGTGACGATCGCCGCCGGCGTGCCGACCATCTGGAACGCGCTGTATCAGGAGGTCAAGGCGCACCCGCGCGATCTCCGCTGCGTGCGCAGCCTGATCGTCGGCGGGTCGGCCATGCCGCGTTCGCTGACCGCCGCCTACGAAAGCGAGTTGGGCGTCAACGTTCTGCACGCATGGGGCATGACCGAGATGTCACCGATCGGCACGGCCAACGTGCTGCGCGCGGCGCAGGAGTCGCTCGATCAAGACGCCAAGTGGGACATCAAGGCGTCGCAGGGCATCCCCGTTTTCGGCGTCGAGATGCGCATTGTGGACGAGGAAGGCCGCGAACTGCCGTGGGACGGCAAGAGCATGGGCGAGCTGCAAGTGCGCGGCCCGTGGATCATCAAGCAGTACTTCAAGCGTGATGTCGCGCCGGAAAGCTTCACCGAGGACGGGTGGTTCCGCACCGGCGACGTGGTGACGCTCGACCCCGACGGCCTGATGACGATCAAGGACCGCACCAAAGACCTCGTCAAGAGCGGCGGCGAATGGATCAGCACGGTCGAGCTGGAAAGCACGATCATGGGCCACCCCGACGTGCTCGAAGCCGCGGTGATCGCCGTGCCTGACGCGCGCTGGGCCGAACGCCCACTGGCGGCGGTGGTCGCGAGGCCGGGCTCCGACTTGACCGAGCAGGCTATTATGGAGTACCTCAGCACGAGGGTCGCCAAGTTCTGGCTTCCCGACACCGTGCTGTTCGTGACCGAAATTCCGAAAACCAGTGTCGGCAAGTTCGACAAGAAGACCCTGCGCCGCCGCTACGCCGAGGGCGAACTAAGCTAG
- a CDS encoding class I SAM-dependent methyltransferase codes for MTKFQDRGYLTGQQYSGAQNLAARIRLHERFTVNSVGLYQWLFDLLLAAAGSTARVLEVGSGRGDLWLSNRARIPDGWQITLTDLSDGMLADNRAHLGELSARFGYRQADAAHLPFDDGAFDLIVANYMLYHVPDLPAAVRELRRVLAPGGVLMAATNGHNHMTEINQAVEQSGLMDGAVQLGIMNVRLAFALQDGAVALGAAFGDVQRLDFPTELRVTDAQAVIDYVASMLDDGGTGALEPLRPIVERHIARDGAFRITKETGVFLAR; via the coding sequence ATGACCAAGTTCCAAGACCGCGGATACCTCACCGGCCAGCAGTACAGCGGCGCTCAGAACCTCGCCGCGCGTATCCGACTGCACGAACGCTTCACGGTCAACAGCGTCGGCCTCTACCAATGGCTGTTCGACCTGCTGCTAGCGGCCGCCGGATCGACCGCGCGCGTGCTGGAAGTCGGCTCTGGGCGTGGCGACCTGTGGTTGAGCAACCGCGCGCGCATCCCCGACGGGTGGCAGATCACGCTCACCGACCTCTCCGACGGCATGCTGGCCGATAACCGCGCGCACCTCGGCGAACTCTCCGCGCGCTTCGGCTATCGGCAGGCCGACGCCGCGCATTTGCCGTTTGACGACGGCGCCTTCGACCTGATCGTCGCCAACTACATGCTGTATCACGTGCCTGACCTGCCGGCGGCCGTGCGCGAACTGCGCCGCGTGCTGGCCCCCGGCGGCGTGCTGATGGCCGCGACCAACGGCCACAACCACATGACCGAGATCAATCAAGCTGTCGAGCAGTCCGGGCTGATGGACGGGGCGGTGCAGCTCGGCATTATGAACGTTCGGCTGGCCTTCGCGCTGCAAGACGGGGCGGTGGCATTGGGCGCGGCGTTTGGCGACGTGCAGCGGCTCGACTTCCCCACCGAACTGCGCGTGACCGACGCGCAGGCGGTCATCGACTACGTGGCGTCGATGCTGGACGATGGGGGAACCGGCGCGCTCGAACCGCTGCGGCCGATCGTGGAGCGGCACATCGCCCGTGACGGCGCGTTCAGGATCACGAAAGAGACCGGTGTGTTTTTGGCGCGTTGA
- a CDS encoding methylmalonyl-CoA carboxyltransferase, which yields MTLVEKDTIQHVDPKVEALRAKRAQAMAGGGEERIKRQHESGRNTARERLDILLDAGSFREIGAFVEHRSSNFGMDKQRIPGDGVVTGWGTIDGRLVYVYSQDFTVVGGSVSEAHAQKICRLLEMAMRNGAPVIGLNDSGGARIHEGVESLAGYADIFLRNTMASGVIPQLSVIMGPCAGGSVYSPALTDFIFMVKNTSYMFITGPDVVKQVTHEEVSFEDLGGASVHSTKSGVCHFVGENETETLLMLRQLLSYMPQNNMEDPLFVATPDDPLRSDPALDALVPDSPNKPYDIKDAIDRIVDHGTFFEIQPDYASNIVVGFARLGGHSVGIVANQPMVLAGVLDIPASEKAARFVRFCDCFNIPLITFVDVPGYLPGTDQEHHGIITSGAKLLYAYCEATVPKLTVTTRKAYGGAYCVMSSKHIRSDVNLAWPTAEIAVMGPEGAVEIIYRRELQKAEDPVALKAKLAAEYREKFANPYIAASRGFVDDVIEPRDTRARLINALGVLQNKRDENPPKKHGNIPL from the coding sequence ATGACTTTGGTTGAGAAGGACACCATCCAACACGTCGACCCGAAGGTCGAGGCCCTGCGTGCCAAGCGCGCGCAGGCAATGGCGGGCGGCGGCGAGGAGCGCATCAAGCGCCAGCACGAAAGCGGGCGCAACACCGCACGCGAACGGCTCGATATCCTGCTCGATGCCGGCAGCTTTCGCGAGATCGGTGCATTTGTCGAACATCGGTCCAGCAACTTCGGCATGGACAAACAGCGTATCCCCGGCGACGGCGTCGTGACCGGCTGGGGTACGATCGACGGCCGCCTCGTCTACGTCTACTCGCAGGACTTCACGGTCGTCGGCGGCTCGGTCAGCGAGGCGCACGCGCAGAAGATTTGCCGCCTGCTCGAAATGGCGATGCGCAACGGCGCGCCGGTGATCGGCTTGAACGACAGCGGCGGCGCGCGCATCCACGAAGGCGTCGAATCGCTGGCGGGCTATGCCGACATCTTCCTGCGCAACACGATGGCCTCGGGCGTGATCCCGCAGCTCTCGGTCATTATGGGGCCGTGCGCGGGCGGGTCGGTGTATTCGCCGGCGCTCACCGACTTCATCTTCATGGTCAAGAACACCAGCTATATGTTCATCACCGGGCCGGACGTGGTCAAGCAGGTCACGCACGAAGAGGTCTCGTTTGAAGACCTCGGCGGCGCGAGCGTCCACAGCACCAAAAGCGGCGTGTGTCACTTCGTGGGCGAAAACGAGACCGAGACGCTGCTGATGCTGCGCCAACTGCTGAGCTACATGCCGCAGAACAATATGGAAGACCCGCTGTTCGTGGCGACGCCCGACGATCCGCTGCGGTCGGACCCGGCGCTCGACGCGCTGGTGCCGGACAGCCCGAACAAGCCGTACGACATCAAGGACGCGATCGACCGTATCGTTGACCACGGGACGTTCTTTGAGATTCAGCCCGACTACGCATCGAACATCGTGGTCGGGTTTGCGCGCCTCGGCGGGCACAGCGTCGGTATTGTCGCCAATCAGCCGATGGTGCTGGCCGGCGTGCTCGATATCCCGGCGAGCGAGAAGGCCGCGCGCTTCGTGCGCTTCTGCGACTGCTTCAACATTCCGCTGATCACCTTCGTCGACGTGCCCGGCTATCTGCCCGGCACCGATCAGGAGCATCACGGCATCATCACCAGCGGCGCCAAACTGCTTTATGCCTACTGCGAAGCGACGGTACCCAAGCTCACCGTCACCACCCGCAAGGCGTACGGCGGCGCGTACTGCGTGATGAGCAGCAAGCACATCCGCAGCGACGTCAATCTGGCGTGGCCGACGGCGGAGATCGCCGTGATGGGGCCGGAGGGTGCAGTCGAGATTATCTACCGGCGCGAGCTGCAAAAAGCCGAAGACCCGGTGGCGCTCAAAGCCAAGCTGGCGGCCGAGTACCGCGAGAAGTTCGCTAACCCATACATCGCGGCAAGCCGCGGCTTCGTGGATGACGTGATTGAACCGCGCGACACGCGTGCCCGCCTGATCAACGCGCTGGGCGTGCTGCAGAACAAGCGCGACGAAAACCCGCCCAAGAAGCACGGCAACATCCCGCTTTAG
- a CDS encoding PAS domain S-box protein, whose translation MIVLAIVPFPEVQATLVSVQRLILVGNLFFCFSTLYLLPRGHLRLGSTLQIFSLWLALTICPDLMGVNLYIIAANHVALAICVGALTGWVGALTLGLGGFIYLFLQNSQIIVGLNVGPLLLLNDTQIFVIETSLYAMMLILTVLIVFLSQRRTEIGKVTAEALEVVQFSERQLEAILSSMADLLIVVNLDGTIARSNSAAQATLGYTESELYGKPLKMLMMDLPEDQVGIETLVVRRSVTQTNRRLKTKDGRLLPVSMSTSLLTGGGGETTGMILVAQDLSELEQTRMQLSQSNARFSQAVTFSRIGVFEYDLERGVFVIDDTMREALRASGVEDLTVFDDFMRYVYPDDRDSVTAAIEACRGGESSRFDLEFRVTARVGIRWLMVRGAVMHSSGARLIGTYTDVTRRKRAEIELARRDAVLRAVTLTSEAFLRSGSWELQVRTLLRQLGAAADVSRVYVFRVHYSPFGRVLWSQSHEWCAPGISSQFENPDLQDLDVHETGFARWHERMSRRLPVYGLIDEFPENERRLLESQDIRSLVVVPIYVQDEWWGMIGFDDCVNSRSWSDPEIDALQLAADNLGAAIYRERVERELESNHDFLTTIMDNLGQGVAVVDGTGRLLFVNPAMAELVGIAHDDLVGQMARQFYDDASVSQYDSNFAQRRLGRTSTYMARLRRADGELRDVIITGVARMVNGQPDGSYAVLTDITERRQLEQRELRLSLEREQMRIMADFIRDASHDFRTPLSVIQTSLYLLKRKAESPDQLSRLETIGEQAQRLSRLIDGLLTMLELDKSTPSMILIDANVLAQNAVDRAAESAQHAGLAVSATVPDEPVYINGEEGYMLKALSNLIDNAIAFTPQGGTIAVEVVADEESVQIKVRDTGIGIDPSEHARIFERLYKVDKARSSDIGGLGMGLAIAKRVVDLHSGTIRVESTRGQGSTFTIELARQKKAAAGAKRAYPSTSSPIAEDVKLQP comes from the coding sequence TTGATCGTTCTCGCCATCGTGCCTTTTCCCGAGGTTCAGGCGACGCTCGTCAGCGTCCAGCGCCTGATCCTCGTCGGCAACCTATTCTTCTGTTTCTCGACCCTCTATCTGCTCCCGCGCGGTCACTTGCGCCTCGGCAGTACGCTGCAAATCTTCTCGCTGTGGCTGGCGTTGACGATCTGTCCTGACCTGATGGGTGTCAACCTGTATATCATCGCCGCCAACCACGTCGCGCTGGCGATATGCGTGGGCGCGCTGACGGGGTGGGTCGGCGCGCTAACACTTGGACTCGGCGGGTTCATCTACCTATTCCTTCAGAATTCTCAGATCATTGTCGGGCTGAACGTCGGCCCCCTGCTGCTGCTCAACGACACGCAGATTTTCGTGATCGAGACGTCGCTATACGCGATGATGCTGATCCTGACCGTGCTGATCGTCTTCCTTTCGCAGCGGCGCACAGAGATCGGCAAGGTCACCGCCGAGGCGCTCGAGGTCGTGCAGTTCAGCGAACGCCAGCTTGAAGCCATCCTCAGCTCGATGGCCGACCTGCTGATCGTGGTCAACCTCGACGGCACGATTGCGCGCTCCAATTCCGCCGCACAGGCTACGCTCGGCTATACCGAGAGCGAACTGTACGGCAAACCGCTCAAGATGCTGATGATGGACTTGCCAGAGGATCAGGTTGGCATCGAGACGCTGGTGGTACGGCGCTCGGTGACACAAACTAACCGCCGCCTCAAGACCAAAGACGGCCGCTTGCTGCCGGTGTCGATGTCCACCTCGCTTCTGACCGGTGGCGGCGGCGAGACGACCGGCATGATTCTGGTCGCGCAAGACCTGTCCGAACTCGAACAGACGCGCATGCAGTTGAGCCAGAGCAATGCGCGCTTCAGCCAAGCAGTCACCTTCAGCCGCATCGGCGTGTTCGAGTACGACCTCGAACGCGGCGTGTTCGTGATCGACGATACGATGCGCGAGGCGCTGCGCGCGTCCGGCGTCGAGGATTTGACGGTCTTCGACGATTTCATGCGCTATGTCTACCCGGACGACCGCGACAGCGTCACAGCGGCCATTGAAGCGTGCCGCGGCGGGGAGAGCAGCAGGTTCGACCTCGAGTTCCGCGTTACCGCCCGAGTGGGCATACGCTGGTTGATGGTTCGCGGCGCAGTGATGCATTCATCCGGCGCACGCCTGATCGGCACGTACACGGACGTCACGCGGCGCAAGCGTGCCGAAATCGAGCTGGCGCGGCGTGACGCGGTGCTGCGCGCCGTTACGTTGACCTCGGAAGCGTTCTTGCGCTCCGGCAGTTGGGAACTGCAGGTTCGCACACTGCTGCGGCAGTTGGGCGCGGCGGCAGACGTAAGCCGGGTGTATGTGTTCCGTGTGCACTACAGTCCGTTTGGGCGCGTGCTGTGGTCTCAGTCGCACGAATGGTGCGCCCCCGGCATCTCGTCCCAGTTTGAAAATCCCGACCTGCAGGATCTCGACGTTCACGAGACCGGGTTCGCGCGCTGGCATGAGCGGATGTCGCGGCGGCTTCCGGTATATGGCTTGATCGACGAGTTCCCGGAAAACGAGCGCCGCCTTCTCGAAAGCCAAGATATCCGCTCGCTGGTGGTCGTGCCCATCTACGTGCAGGACGAGTGGTGGGGCATGATCGGCTTCGACGACTGCGTGAACTCGCGCTCGTGGAGCGACCCGGAGATCGACGCGCTGCAGCTTGCCGCGGACAACCTCGGCGCAGCGATTTACCGTGAACGGGTCGAGCGCGAGCTGGAATCGAATCACGACTTCCTCACCACGATCATGGACAACCTCGGTCAGGGCGTCGCGGTGGTCGACGGGACCGGACGGCTCTTGTTCGTCAACCCGGCTATGGCGGAACTGGTCGGCATTGCACACGACGATTTGGTCGGCCAGATGGCGCGCCAGTTCTACGACGACGCGAGCGTCTCTCAATATGACTCGAACTTCGCTCAGCGCAGGTTAGGGCGCACGTCGACCTACATGGCCCGCCTTCGCCGCGCCGACGGCGAACTGCGCGACGTCATCATCACCGGTGTCGCACGTATGGTGAACGGCCAACCCGACGGCTCGTACGCGGTGCTGACCGACATCACGGAACGCCGGCAGCTCGAACAGCGCGAACTGAGGCTCTCGCTCGAACGCGAGCAGATGCGCATCATGGCCGATTTCATCCGCGACGCCAGCCACGATTTTCGCACGCCGCTGTCGGTCATTCAGACCAGCTTATACCTGCTCAAGCGCAAGGCCGAATCGCCTGATCAGCTCAGTCGGTTGGAGACGATTGGCGAGCAGGCACAGCGGTTGAGCCGCCTGATCGACGGCCTGCTGACAATGCTCGAGCTCGACAAGTCGACGCCGTCGATGATCCTCATCGACGCCAATGTGCTCGCGCAGAACGCCGTCGACCGCGCCGCCGAATCCGCGCAGCATGCCGGGCTCGCCGTGTCGGCGACCGTACCGGACGAGCCGGTGTACATCAACGGCGAAGAGGGCTATATGCTCAAGGCCCTGTCGAACCTGATCGACAACGCGATCGCCTTCACGCCGCAGGGCGGCACGATCGCCGTCGAGGTCGTCGCAGACGAGGAGTCCGTTCAAATCAAGGTGCGCGACACGGGCATCGGAATCGATCCGTCCGAACACGCCCGCATATTCGAGCGGCTCTACAAGGTCGACAAGGCGCGTTCGAGCGATATCGGCGGGCTTGGCATGGGTCTAGCGATCGCCAAGCGTGTCGTCGACCTGCACAGCGGCACCATTCGCGTCGAGAGCACACGCGGGCAAGGCAGCACGTTCACGATCGAACTTGCACGGCAGAAGAAAGCCGCGGCAGGCGCCAAACGGGCGTACCCCTCCACCTCCTCTCCCATTGCCGAGGATGTTAAACTACAGCCTTGA
- a CDS encoding DoxX family membrane protein: MERKPHWKAVAVLWLLLITPVTAFAHVKWFTDFSFADAPRPLSETLSPTFFALAALSVGAVALAVFIDRFLSSRAFYEHIIAWFEERKVHAPLVLRVGMGATLLLSWQANTLLAPDLAVAESWIGWAQFAVAGLLLFPVTSPLAGVGVLALYALAIAQFGVFYMLDYFVFVGVGVYLLVHRAAQPRLRGLRTPALFFSLGFSLAWLALEKLVYPQWGLYILAENPQLLLGLDPEFFLKATAFVEFSLGYLLIIGLLERPLALVVTMVFFTTTLVFGKVEVIGHTILHAALIVFLLEGPGEVYRAPITFHRRLPLRVAFAVVNFVLLLAIMLVPYQAIAEVQHSERTPVVSQR; the protein is encoded by the coding sequence ATGGAACGCAAGCCGCACTGGAAGGCGGTGGCCGTGCTGTGGCTGCTGCTGATCACACCCGTTACCGCATTCGCCCACGTCAAATGGTTTACCGATTTCAGTTTCGCCGATGCCCCCCGTCCGCTAAGCGAAACCCTGTCCCCGACGTTCTTCGCGCTGGCGGCGTTGAGCGTCGGCGCGGTCGCGCTGGCCGTGTTCATCGACCGCTTCCTGAGTTCGCGCGCGTTTTACGAACACATCATCGCGTGGTTCGAGGAGCGCAAAGTCCACGCTCCGCTCGTGCTGCGCGTCGGCATGGGCGCGACGCTGCTGCTGTCGTGGCAGGCCAACACGCTGCTGGCCCCCGACCTCGCGGTTGCCGAAAGTTGGATCGGGTGGGCGCAGTTCGCCGTCGCCGGGCTGCTGCTGTTCCCGGTCACGTCGCCGCTGGCGGGCGTGGGCGTACTTGCCCTCTACGCGCTGGCGATCGCGCAGTTCGGCGTGTTCTACATGCTCGATTACTTCGTGTTCGTCGGCGTCGGCGTGTATCTGCTGGTCCATCGCGCTGCTCAGCCGCGCTTGCGGGGATTGCGGACCCCCGCGCTGTTCTTCAGCCTCGGCTTTTCGCTGGCGTGGCTGGCCCTCGAGAAACTGGTCTACCCGCAATGGGGACTGTATATCCTGGCCGAAAACCCGCAGCTTCTGCTTGGCCTCGACCCGGAGTTCTTCCTCAAGGCCACGGCGTTCGTCGAGTTTTCGCTGGGGTACCTGCTGATTATCGGACTGCTAGAACGGCCGCTGGCGCTGGTCGTGACGATGGTGTTCTTCACGACAACGCTGGTGTTCGGCAAAGTCGAGGTCATCGGTCACACCATCTTGCACGCCGCGCTGATCGTGTTTCTGCTCGAAGGCCCGGGCGAGGTGTATCGCGCGCCCATCACCTTCCACCGCCGGCTTCCCCTGCGGGTGGCGTTCGCCGTCGTGAACTTCGTCTTGCTGCTGGCGATCATGCTGGTACCGTATCAGGCGATCGCCGAGGTGCAGCACAGCGAACGCACGCCTGTCGTCAGCCAACGCTGA
- a CDS encoding HEAT repeat domain-containing protein, whose product MVAIEDWIDDLDLTDGASRRVAETELLRHGEKAVRALIHALDTVSLRQKIVIVKLLGRTASTTALSAVRRALLDTQWLVRQAAVHALGYYPAETVLPLVYHSLYDVALLVRIEAVNTLGRLGHASAVPTLLAHLYSTTSEVETYTLIEALGSCGDRSLIPTIEPYLCHDHPRIATNANKAIVNLNRKRA is encoded by the coding sequence ATGGTCGCAATCGAAGACTGGATCGATGACCTCGATCTGACAGACGGCGCCTCCCGGCGCGTTGCAGAGACGGAACTTCTACGCCATGGCGAGAAGGCCGTTCGCGCACTCATCCATGCGCTCGACACGGTGTCGCTGCGCCAGAAAATCGTCATCGTTAAGCTGTTGGGCCGCACCGCGTCCACAACGGCGCTGTCGGCTGTCCGCCGCGCCCTGCTCGACACGCAGTGGCTTGTCCGTCAAGCTGCGGTTCATGCACTGGGTTACTACCCGGCCGAAACCGTTCTGCCGCTGGTATATCACAGCCTGTACGATGTCGCCCTGCTGGTACGGATCGAAGCAGTCAACACGCTCGGACGCTTGGGCCACGCCAGCGCCGTGCCAACCCTGCTCGCACACCTATACAGCACGACGTCCGAGGTCGAGACCTACACGCTGATCGAGGCGCTCGGCTCATGCGGCGATCGTTCGCTGATCCCGACCATTGAGCCGTACCTGTGCCACGATCACCCGCGGATCGCCACCAATGCCAACAAGGCGATCGTGAACCTGAACCGCAAACGCGCCTAG